From a region of the Balaenoptera musculus isolate JJ_BM4_2016_0621 chromosome 15, mBalMus1.pri.v3, whole genome shotgun sequence genome:
- the DNASE1L2 gene encoding deoxyribonuclease-1-like 2 isoform X1 — translation MGGPVALLAALWALGAAGDAALRIGAFNIRSFGDSKVSDPACSGIIAQILAGYDITLVQEVRDSDLSAVSTLMEQINRYGGQGPTWAQVSERCLDPGLGRCLRSMSRHEYSFVSSEPLGRDQYKETYLFIYRKDVASVVDTYQYPDPEDAFSREPFVIKFSAPGSAAEELVLIPLHAAPHQAVAEIDALYDVYLDVIDKWGTDVSPYDMLFLGDFNADCSYVQSQDWPAIRLRSSEVFKWLIPDSADTTVGNSDCAYDRIVVCGARLRSSLKPQSAAVHDFQEEFGLYQAQASAGPSRSKAQPQYTWRSPPCTSVSRKGP, via the exons ATGGGCGGGCCCGTGGCCTTACTGGCCGCGCTGTGGGCGCTAGGGGCTGCTGGAGACGCAGCGCTGCGCATCGGAGCTTTCAACATTCGGAGCTTCGGCGACAGCAAAGTGTCGGACCCGGCCTGCAGCGGCATCATCGCGCAA ATCCTGGCTGGCTATGACATCACGCTGGTGCAGGAGGTGCGGGACTCCGACCTGAGCGCCGTATCCACGCTCATGGAGCAGATCAACAGGTATGGCGGGCAGGGCCCAACGTGGGCCCAGGTCTCGGAGCGATGCCTTGACCCCGGGCTTGGCCGGTGTCTCCGCAGCATGTCCAGGCACGAGTACAGCTTCGTGAGCAGTGAGCCCCTGGGTCGGGACCAGTATAAGGAAACGTACCTGTTCATCTACAG GAAGGACGTGGCGTCGGTAGTGGACACGTACCAGTACCCGGACCCGGAGGACGCCTTCAGTCGTGAACCTTTCGTGATCAAGTTCTCGGCACCGGGGTCAG CTGCCGAGGAGTTAGTGTTGATTCCGCTGCACGCGGCGCCGCACCAAGCCGTGGCCGAGATCGACGCGCTCTACGATGTATACCTGGACGTGATAGACAAGTGGGGCACCGACGTAAGCCCCTAT GACATGCTGTTTCTGGGCGACTTTAACGCCGACTGCAGCTACGTGCAGTCTCAGGACTGGCCGGCCATCCGCCTGCGCAGCAGCGAGGTCTTCAAGTGGCTCATCCCGGACAGCGCCGACACCACGGTGGGCAACTCGGACTGTGCCTACGACCGCATCGTGGTCTGTGGTGCCCGCCTGCGCAGCAGCCTGAAGCCCCAGTCGGCCGCTGTACATGACTTCCAGGAGGAATTTGGCCTGTACCAGGCTCAGGCGAGTGCTGGGCCCAGTAGGAGCAAGGCCCAACCTCAGTACACCTGGCGCTCCCCTCCCTGCACTAGTGTTTCTAGAAAAGGCCCTTAG
- the DNASE1L2 gene encoding deoxyribonuclease-1-like 2 isoform X6, whose amino-acid sequence MGGPVALLAALWALGAAGDAALRIGAFNIRSFGDSKVSDPACSGIIAQILAGYDITLVQEVRDSDLSAVSTLMEQINRYGGQGPTWAQVSERCLDPGLGRCLRSMSRHEYSFVSSEPLGRDQYKETYLFIYRKDVASVVDTYQYPDPEDAFSREPFVIKFSAPGSGEALPVPQAPPVPQAPSQPLTSTSSCSCRGVSVDSAARGAAPSRGRDRRALRCIPGRDRQVGHRLSGLAGHPPAQQRGLQVAHPGQRRHHGGQLGLCLRPHRGLWCPPAQQPEAPVGRCT is encoded by the exons ATGGGCGGGCCCGTGGCCTTACTGGCCGCGCTGTGGGCGCTAGGGGCTGCTGGAGACGCAGCGCTGCGCATCGGAGCTTTCAACATTCGGAGCTTCGGCGACAGCAAAGTGTCGGACCCGGCCTGCAGCGGCATCATCGCGCAA ATCCTGGCTGGCTATGACATCACGCTGGTGCAGGAGGTGCGGGACTCCGACCTGAGCGCCGTATCCACGCTCATGGAGCAGATCAACAGGTATGGCGGGCAGGGCCCAACGTGGGCCCAGGTCTCGGAGCGATGCCTTGACCCCGGGCTTGGCCGGTGTCTCCGCAGCATGTCCAGGCACGAGTACAGCTTCGTGAGCAGTGAGCCCCTGGGTCGGGACCAGTATAAGGAAACGTACCTGTTCATCTACAG GAAGGACGTGGCGTCGGTAGTGGACACGTACCAGTACCCGGACCCGGAGGACGCCTTCAGTCGTGAACCTTTCGTGATCAAGTTCTCGGCACCGGGGTCAGGTGAGGCCCTGCCCGTCCCGCAGGCCCCGCCCGTCCCGCAGGCCCCGTCCCAGCCCCTGACATCTACCTCCTCCTGCAGCTGCCGAGGAGTTAGTGTTGATTCCGCTGCACGCGGCGCCGCACCAAGCCGTGGCCGAGATCGACGCGCTCTACGATGTATACCTGGACGTGATAGACAAGTGGGGCACCGAC TCTCAGGACTGGCCGGCCATCCGCCTGCGCAGCAGCGAGGTCTTCAAGTGGCTCATCCCGGACAGCGCCGACACCACGGTGGGCAACTCGGACTGTGCCTACGACCGCATCGTGGTCTGTGGTGCCCGCCTGCGCAGCAGCCTGAAGCCCCAGTCGGCCGCTGTACATGA
- the DNASE1L2 gene encoding deoxyribonuclease-1-like 2 isoform X3 yields MGGPVALLAALWALGAAGDAALRIGAFNIRSFGDSKVSDPACSGIIAQILAGYDITLVQEVRDSDLSAVSTLMEQINRYGGQGPTWAQVSERCLDPGLGRCLRSMSRHEYSFVSSEPLGRDQYKETYLFIYRKDVASVVDTYQYPDPEDAFSREPFVIKFSAPGSAAEELVLIPLHAAPHQAVAEIDALYDVYLDVIDKWGTDVSPYDMLFLGDFNADCSYVQSQDWPAIRLRSSEVFKWLIPDSADTTVGNSDCAYDRIVVCGARLRSSLKPQSAAVHDFQEEFGLYQAQALAISDHFPVEVTLKSH; encoded by the exons ATGGGCGGGCCCGTGGCCTTACTGGCCGCGCTGTGGGCGCTAGGGGCTGCTGGAGACGCAGCGCTGCGCATCGGAGCTTTCAACATTCGGAGCTTCGGCGACAGCAAAGTGTCGGACCCGGCCTGCAGCGGCATCATCGCGCAA ATCCTGGCTGGCTATGACATCACGCTGGTGCAGGAGGTGCGGGACTCCGACCTGAGCGCCGTATCCACGCTCATGGAGCAGATCAACAGGTATGGCGGGCAGGGCCCAACGTGGGCCCAGGTCTCGGAGCGATGCCTTGACCCCGGGCTTGGCCGGTGTCTCCGCAGCATGTCCAGGCACGAGTACAGCTTCGTGAGCAGTGAGCCCCTGGGTCGGGACCAGTATAAGGAAACGTACCTGTTCATCTACAG GAAGGACGTGGCGTCGGTAGTGGACACGTACCAGTACCCGGACCCGGAGGACGCCTTCAGTCGTGAACCTTTCGTGATCAAGTTCTCGGCACCGGGGTCAG CTGCCGAGGAGTTAGTGTTGATTCCGCTGCACGCGGCGCCGCACCAAGCCGTGGCCGAGATCGACGCGCTCTACGATGTATACCTGGACGTGATAGACAAGTGGGGCACCGACGTAAGCCCCTAT GACATGCTGTTTCTGGGCGACTTTAACGCCGACTGCAGCTACGTGCAGTCTCAGGACTGGCCGGCCATCCGCCTGCGCAGCAGCGAGGTCTTCAAGTGGCTCATCCCGGACAGCGCCGACACCACGGTGGGCAACTCGGACTGTGCCTACGACCGCATCGTGGTCTGTGGTGCCCGCCTGCGCAGCAGCCTGAAGCCCCAGTCGGCCGCTGTACATGACTTCCAGGAGGAATTTGGCCTGTACCAGGCTCAG GCCCTGGCCATCAGTGACCATTTTCCTGTGGAGGTGACCCTCAAGTCCCACTGA
- the DNASE1L2 gene encoding deoxyribonuclease-1-like 2 isoform X7 translates to MGGPVALLAALWALGAAGDAALRIGAFNIRSFGDSKVSDPACSGIIAQILAGYDITLVQEVRDSDLSAVSTLMEQINSMSRHEYSFVSSEPLGRDQYKETYLFIYRKDVASVVDTYQYPDPEDAFSREPFVIKFSAPGSAAEELVLIPLHAAPHQAVAEIDALYDVYLDVIDKWGTDDMLFLGDFNADCSYVQSQDWPAIRLRSSEVFKWLIPDSADTTVGNSDCAYDRIVVCGARLRSSLKPQSAAVHDFQEEFGLYQAQALAISDHFPVEVTLKSH, encoded by the exons ATGGGCGGGCCCGTGGCCTTACTGGCCGCGCTGTGGGCGCTAGGGGCTGCTGGAGACGCAGCGCTGCGCATCGGAGCTTTCAACATTCGGAGCTTCGGCGACAGCAAAGTGTCGGACCCGGCCTGCAGCGGCATCATCGCGCAA ATCCTGGCTGGCTATGACATCACGCTGGTGCAGGAGGTGCGGGACTCCGACCTGAGCGCCGTATCCACGCTCATGGAGCAGATCAACAG CATGTCCAGGCACGAGTACAGCTTCGTGAGCAGTGAGCCCCTGGGTCGGGACCAGTATAAGGAAACGTACCTGTTCATCTACAG GAAGGACGTGGCGTCGGTAGTGGACACGTACCAGTACCCGGACCCGGAGGACGCCTTCAGTCGTGAACCTTTCGTGATCAAGTTCTCGGCACCGGGGTCAG CTGCCGAGGAGTTAGTGTTGATTCCGCTGCACGCGGCGCCGCACCAAGCCGTGGCCGAGATCGACGCGCTCTACGATGTATACCTGGACGTGATAGACAAGTGGGGCACCGAC GACATGCTGTTTCTGGGCGACTTTAACGCCGACTGCAGCTACGTGCAGTCTCAGGACTGGCCGGCCATCCGCCTGCGCAGCAGCGAGGTCTTCAAGTGGCTCATCCCGGACAGCGCCGACACCACGGTGGGCAACTCGGACTGTGCCTACGACCGCATCGTGGTCTGTGGTGCCCGCCTGCGCAGCAGCCTGAAGCCCCAGTCGGCCGCTGTACATGACTTCCAGGAGGAATTTGGCCTGTACCAGGCTCAG GCCCTGGCCATCAGTGACCATTTTCCTGTGGAGGTGACCCTCAAGTCCCACTGA
- the DNASE1L2 gene encoding deoxyribonuclease-1-like 2 isoform X5, with translation MGGPVALLAALWALGAAGDAALRIGAFNIRSFGDSKVSDPACSGIIAQILAGYDITLVQEVRDSDLSAVSTLMEQINRYGGQGPTWAQVSERCLDPGLGRCLRSMSRHEYSFVSSEPLGRDQYKETYLFIYRKDVASVVDTYQYPDPEDAFSREPFVIKFSAPGSAAEELVLIPLHAAPHQAVAEIDALYDVYLDVIDKWGTDSQDWPAIRLRSSEVFKWLIPDSADTTVGNSDCAYDRIVVCGARLRSSLKPQSAAVHDFQEEFGLYQAQASAGPSRSKAQPQYTWRSPPCTSVSRKGP, from the exons ATGGGCGGGCCCGTGGCCTTACTGGCCGCGCTGTGGGCGCTAGGGGCTGCTGGAGACGCAGCGCTGCGCATCGGAGCTTTCAACATTCGGAGCTTCGGCGACAGCAAAGTGTCGGACCCGGCCTGCAGCGGCATCATCGCGCAA ATCCTGGCTGGCTATGACATCACGCTGGTGCAGGAGGTGCGGGACTCCGACCTGAGCGCCGTATCCACGCTCATGGAGCAGATCAACAGGTATGGCGGGCAGGGCCCAACGTGGGCCCAGGTCTCGGAGCGATGCCTTGACCCCGGGCTTGGCCGGTGTCTCCGCAGCATGTCCAGGCACGAGTACAGCTTCGTGAGCAGTGAGCCCCTGGGTCGGGACCAGTATAAGGAAACGTACCTGTTCATCTACAG GAAGGACGTGGCGTCGGTAGTGGACACGTACCAGTACCCGGACCCGGAGGACGCCTTCAGTCGTGAACCTTTCGTGATCAAGTTCTCGGCACCGGGGTCAG CTGCCGAGGAGTTAGTGTTGATTCCGCTGCACGCGGCGCCGCACCAAGCCGTGGCCGAGATCGACGCGCTCTACGATGTATACCTGGACGTGATAGACAAGTGGGGCACCGAC TCTCAGGACTGGCCGGCCATCCGCCTGCGCAGCAGCGAGGTCTTCAAGTGGCTCATCCCGGACAGCGCCGACACCACGGTGGGCAACTCGGACTGTGCCTACGACCGCATCGTGGTCTGTGGTGCCCGCCTGCGCAGCAGCCTGAAGCCCCAGTCGGCCGCTGTACATGACTTCCAGGAGGAATTTGGCCTGTACCAGGCTCAGGCGAGTGCTGGGCCCAGTAGGAGCAAGGCCCAACCTCAGTACACCTGGCGCTCCCCTCCCTGCACTAGTGTTTCTAGAAAAGGCCCTTAG
- the DNASE1L2 gene encoding deoxyribonuclease-1-like 2 isoform X4, with protein MGGPVALLAALWALGAAGDAALRIGAFNIRSFGDSKVSDPACSGIIAQILAGYDITLVQEVRDSDLSAVSTLMEQINRYGGQGPTWAQVSERCLDPGLGRCLRSMSRHEYSFVSSEPLGRDQYKETYLFIYRKDVASVVDTYQYPDPEDAFSREPFVIKFSAPGSAAEELVLIPLHAAPHQAVAEIDALYDVYLDVIDKWGTDDMLFLGDFNADCSYVQSQDWPAIRLRSSEVFKWLIPDSADTTVGNSDCAYDRIVVCGARLRSSLKPQSAAVHDFQEEFGLYQAQALAISDHFPVEVTLKSH; from the exons ATGGGCGGGCCCGTGGCCTTACTGGCCGCGCTGTGGGCGCTAGGGGCTGCTGGAGACGCAGCGCTGCGCATCGGAGCTTTCAACATTCGGAGCTTCGGCGACAGCAAAGTGTCGGACCCGGCCTGCAGCGGCATCATCGCGCAA ATCCTGGCTGGCTATGACATCACGCTGGTGCAGGAGGTGCGGGACTCCGACCTGAGCGCCGTATCCACGCTCATGGAGCAGATCAACAGGTATGGCGGGCAGGGCCCAACGTGGGCCCAGGTCTCGGAGCGATGCCTTGACCCCGGGCTTGGCCGGTGTCTCCGCAGCATGTCCAGGCACGAGTACAGCTTCGTGAGCAGTGAGCCCCTGGGTCGGGACCAGTATAAGGAAACGTACCTGTTCATCTACAG GAAGGACGTGGCGTCGGTAGTGGACACGTACCAGTACCCGGACCCGGAGGACGCCTTCAGTCGTGAACCTTTCGTGATCAAGTTCTCGGCACCGGGGTCAG CTGCCGAGGAGTTAGTGTTGATTCCGCTGCACGCGGCGCCGCACCAAGCCGTGGCCGAGATCGACGCGCTCTACGATGTATACCTGGACGTGATAGACAAGTGGGGCACCGAC GACATGCTGTTTCTGGGCGACTTTAACGCCGACTGCAGCTACGTGCAGTCTCAGGACTGGCCGGCCATCCGCCTGCGCAGCAGCGAGGTCTTCAAGTGGCTCATCCCGGACAGCGCCGACACCACGGTGGGCAACTCGGACTGTGCCTACGACCGCATCGTGGTCTGTGGTGCCCGCCTGCGCAGCAGCCTGAAGCCCCAGTCGGCCGCTGTACATGACTTCCAGGAGGAATTTGGCCTGTACCAGGCTCAG GCCCTGGCCATCAGTGACCATTTTCCTGTGGAGGTGACCCTCAAGTCCCACTGA
- the DNASE1L2 gene encoding deoxyribonuclease-1-like 2 isoform X2, whose translation MGGPVALLAALWALGAAGDAALRIGAFNIRSFGDSKVSDPACSGIIAQILAGYDITLVQEVRDSDLSAVSTLMEQINRYGGQGPTWAQVSERCLDPGLGRCLRSMSRHEYSFVSSEPLGRDQYKETYLFIYRKDVASVVDTYQYPDPEDAFSREPFVIKFSAPGSAAEELVLIPLHAAPHQAVAEIDALYDVYLDVIDKWGTDDMLFLGDFNADCSYVQSQDWPAIRLRSSEVFKWLIPDSADTTVGNSDCAYDRIVVCGARLRSSLKPQSAAVHDFQEEFGLYQAQASAGPSRSKAQPQYTWRSPPCTSVSRKGP comes from the exons ATGGGCGGGCCCGTGGCCTTACTGGCCGCGCTGTGGGCGCTAGGGGCTGCTGGAGACGCAGCGCTGCGCATCGGAGCTTTCAACATTCGGAGCTTCGGCGACAGCAAAGTGTCGGACCCGGCCTGCAGCGGCATCATCGCGCAA ATCCTGGCTGGCTATGACATCACGCTGGTGCAGGAGGTGCGGGACTCCGACCTGAGCGCCGTATCCACGCTCATGGAGCAGATCAACAGGTATGGCGGGCAGGGCCCAACGTGGGCCCAGGTCTCGGAGCGATGCCTTGACCCCGGGCTTGGCCGGTGTCTCCGCAGCATGTCCAGGCACGAGTACAGCTTCGTGAGCAGTGAGCCCCTGGGTCGGGACCAGTATAAGGAAACGTACCTGTTCATCTACAG GAAGGACGTGGCGTCGGTAGTGGACACGTACCAGTACCCGGACCCGGAGGACGCCTTCAGTCGTGAACCTTTCGTGATCAAGTTCTCGGCACCGGGGTCAG CTGCCGAGGAGTTAGTGTTGATTCCGCTGCACGCGGCGCCGCACCAAGCCGTGGCCGAGATCGACGCGCTCTACGATGTATACCTGGACGTGATAGACAAGTGGGGCACCGAC GACATGCTGTTTCTGGGCGACTTTAACGCCGACTGCAGCTACGTGCAGTCTCAGGACTGGCCGGCCATCCGCCTGCGCAGCAGCGAGGTCTTCAAGTGGCTCATCCCGGACAGCGCCGACACCACGGTGGGCAACTCGGACTGTGCCTACGACCGCATCGTGGTCTGTGGTGCCCGCCTGCGCAGCAGCCTGAAGCCCCAGTCGGCCGCTGTACATGACTTCCAGGAGGAATTTGGCCTGTACCAGGCTCAGGCGAGTGCTGGGCCCAGTAGGAGCAAGGCCCAACCTCAGTACACCTGGCGCTCCCCTCCCTGCACTAGTGTTTCTAGAAAAGGCCCTTAG